The DNA segment GATCCCACTAACCCTTTGGGAGGCGTTCTCCGCAGCTGACACGTGTGTTTCCTGCCCAAATCATATCTCGAGCGACAAATGTCTCCACTTAGCTGACAACCTACTATCTCAAGCCCAACGTCACTCTTATGACTAGGGCTTGGGGAGCCTAGTGTACTGGATGACCGTCCGGACTGGACGGATCTAGAAAATCTTTAACCAGCATTCATTTAAATATCAAACGGTCCACCCTTCTGATGTCAATAAGGTTGCGCAAATCCATGACAGGAAGGTTAAAGCCAAAATAAcagtaaaaacataaatactaaCAATTAAGATAAACCATGATTATTAAGAATGAGCCTAAATTGCATCGTGATTAAGAAATCATTAAACACGGCCCACAATAAGAGGCTATAAATACAGACCACAGGTAAAGGATTTTGTTTTGTGCATTTATTACACCGAGGGATCAAGACTGAAGTGTGAAGGTACGACAAGGAGAACTTGTATAGGTGTGAAGAGTGACTCGACCCTCAACCGAAAcagttttattatttcatattctgTAATCATGATGAtacatataaatgaaatattttacaaaGCGATTTCCTTCAAATCTAAATtcaaataagtgaattaaaattatatttttattttactaaaacgaaaaatattgataagagttctttgaaaataaaaatatcattttaatataagttctatatttaaaattaaaaaaatgattttaaatgaaataaaattactcacataattgtttataaagattaatctttttataatatataagtaaattaaaatataatataacccacaacacacatatatacacaAAACTTAcactaaaacaatatttttatttataaaattagaaaaaacaatttgtactaaaataaaaagagagatTATACTTCAAGTGGCAATTTAGAAAATTCACACAACACAGGTATCTGTTCTTTCACACGGACGCCTTTCAAAATTCCTCTTCTGCTCCCATCCTATTGGTATTGCTAGTTGCATCCGTCCTCTAAACAATCACACACTGCACTTTCACTCATTTGTTCCCTCTCATTCCAACACCACAAACCAGATTCACTCAAGAAAAACACAACCATAATCACAATTACTGAATTTcttacatacatacatatattcaGTGTCACTTTCTGTGTTAATGCATCACCACCACAACCTCCAACTTCACATCGGAGAAGATGACTCTCACCTCTCTTCTGAGGATGCCACTTCAACCCCAACTCACCAAAACCCGACCCGAAACCGTTTCTCAATTCAGGTTTCACCCTCCTCTCCCCATTCACTGCCACCAAACTCACCAAACACTCCCTGTCACCATGAACGCTTCTCCGACCACCCATCTCAAGCCTCGCCCTGCAAGAGAATACCCGTCATCACCCTCCCTTGCCATCACTTTTCGACACCCTTTGGCGTAAAGTTTCGAACTTCGAACCTTCTCCCTCGCTTCTGTTTCCTCATCTTCCTCCCCCTCCCCTCTCTCTACTTTCTCTTTTCAAACGCTGAACCTTTCGATTTCTTTTTCGTGATTGCTTTCTCAGCAGCATTGTTGATTTCCCTCAATCTTGGACTGTTGCTCTTCACTCGACTGTTCCCCGCCAAATTCTCATCATCTTCTACTTCTTCCTCCTCCCCTTCTACTCACCCTGGGGTGTGGTCTATTGGGTCAAATCCTAAGCAAATGAAGAGCACGAGTTCGGGGTGTTGGGTGCAAGTTTACAGCAATGGGGATGTGTACGAGGGTGAATTCGAGAAGGGGAAGTGTTGGGGGAGtgggatttattattttacaagcTGGccttgtgaggttgagttaagcttaaaactcacttctaaaatggtatcaaagtcatggttaaagcctatcctagcaagttctaagtggacatttctgtttctattccacctgttgtcgggccgctattggacaacacaatttctactatcacgcacgagatgtctatacctcggcgtgaagggggtgtgttggaagtctcacatcgactagagataaggccaagttataatatatatatatataagtgaggtgcaaacctcaccttacaagtcggttttgtagggttgagtgaGGCCtaaaaacccacttctaacatttATCATCATCACATGAGTGGGAGGTACGAGGGGGATTGGGTTGATGGGAAGTATGATGGGTATGGTGTTGAGACATGGGCAAGGGGGAGCAAGTATAAAGGGTAGTATAAGAAGGGTTTGAGGCATGGAAGGGGGATCTACAGTTTCTACAATGGTGATGTGTATGGTGGTGAGTGGTCTAATGGGCAGTGATGGGAGCCGCTATGTTGGGGAGTTCAAGTGGGGTGAAAAACATGGACAAGGACAGTACCATTTCAggtgtgtttttatttttcaatttacaaTTTGTCCAGATGTTTTAGTTATGATGTTGTAAAGTGTCATTCATTTCAGTCCTTAATGTTACTAGGATAGCTTAGCTTTCAGTATGGATAAAGGTCTCGTTAAATCTTCATAGGAGATGAAAAGGTTAAATCCATTATTTATGTAGGATTTTTCCACTTTGATTCCCGTCTTATAAGTTTTGTCAATTTGgtcatttataatgaaaaattgactcaattgagtccttacgGTTAAATTGACTTAACAGGATTAAATTTTTGATGAGTTTTGATGTTGACATGGATAGCTTTTAAATGTAGCATTTATACGTGgcattttataaaagaaatattttaaaaattagatttctggatggattttaaaatctggcatagttgatttttaaaatttagggaTTTAGAGTTCTTGTTATTGAAGATTGAAAAGCATTTCAAAATTTCGAGAGAGGGAAGGGGGAAACCGCAAAAACGATTTGTTCCTTGATTAAAATTCTTTCttcaacaaaactaaaaaagatttcaatgatttttgaAAGGTCGAAAGAGGGACACATTTAGAGTGTGTGTGAAGATCAAACCATGGACAACGAACTGCTCGAGCTGCAGCGACAAATCGAGTTCGCGCAGCAACCCAAGTCGAGCATTCGATTATGAGAGTGAAACATCCTCGAATTGGTCCAAAAATTGCAGCAACTCCAAATCATAGATTTCGAACTTCTCAAAACTGTCTTTGGCAAAGAGTACATACTCTCGTGCGCTTTCTCTGCTTCTTCTTTTGCTGATTAGGTTTCATCGCTCACAATCTTCTTTTGCAGATTCAGTGCATTCAGGTTCGGTCTGTAGATGATGCGGTTAACACCAGAATAATAATCTTGGTCTGCTAAAGAATGCTTCAATCCACATTAGAGATAGCAGTGGTGTAACTATAGCCTCTGCCGGTCACGCTGACCCTTTTTTTCCTCCACCACCGTATCCCTTTGCACTTGCTTCCTTCAGACCCGACGATGGAGGGAAGTCTGAATGCCCTGAACCTTAACTTCCTCAACCTCCTCCCTTAGATCATTTTCAGATCTCAAATCCTTACACACTTCTCTTGAAGTTCCAGATCCAAAACAGTGCCACTGTACACACTCACCTAAAAACGCTCCCTTTATTAATTATAGTGAATGAACAATGTGATCAAATGGATAGTGAAAAAGGCATATCTTCCAATGACCCACTTCTTGATTCTAGtagatattttaagaaataatcaatttaaaatagagGAAACTGGGGTGTCACCTTTGAGATGGATGAAACAAAGGAAACAGAGGTTGTGGCCATGGAGGACATGGGCTATCGACGTGAATTTGGACAATGATGCGCGAGCCGTTTTGGATGAAGCATCCTTAgatctttcaattttaatccCAATTCAATTTAATGAacactaattttaaaatgtttcacaaaaatcttaattttaaaaatgtttgtttaaaaaaatgcCACATATAAaagtttcattaaaaaaaaaaaccattataCATGTCACGTGTCTAAGATTATCCACGTCACTCTCACAGgtaaataaaaagttaacatCGTTAAGTTGATTTAACGGCAGAAAcccaattaatttaatttttcaatattaaggACCTAATTGGCAAAACTTAAAAGATGGGGATATAACTAAGACAACCccacaaaaatagggacctccgaatGGGTTTAACCgagatgaaaataaagaagtaaAACTGGATTAATGAAGTTTCTATTGAGTTAAGACTAGCTTACACTTGTGTTTAGTTTATAGAAACCCTCTCATTTAACTTCTTCAAATGCTGAATTTTAATACATGGAAATactaatcttaaaatataagatgaatttaattaattttacctttttttttcttcttttatgcgTCTTTTGAAAAGTTTATGCAAACAAGGCTTATATCAGCGATTCTCAATTACTTGAACTCAGTAATGAATTTGATCCACGTTTCATGAAATGTATAATTTCCCATTCTTAaccacttttcattttttagcaCGGATCAAAGAACTATCTCATTGGAAGGTGGTGCAAGGctgttattttcattaatgttgTGGTATCTTTAGTTCTGCACGTATATTGAATGCATTACAGTAGAAAACTGGTGGTGGAAAAGGCTTGGTTTATTCAACAAATACTAGAAGTATCTTTTTTAAATGTGTCTTTACAGTCTCATTTTACGTGTACTGCAGAAATGGGGACATATACGCTGGGGAATATTTTGCAGACAAGATGCATGGTTTTGGAGTATATCAATTTCAGAACGGTCATCAGTATGAGGGGGCATGGCATGAAGGAAGAAGACAAGGACTTGGAATGTACACTTTTACAAATGGGGAAACACAATGTGGTCATTGGCAGAATGGAATTCTTGATGATCCTAAAAGACATAACAGTCCTAATGGGTCTCCATGTGATGTGGACCATGCCAAGGTTTCCAATGTAGTACAGGTAATGTTATATTTTGCACTTATGGTTGATGAATATGCATGTAGTTACTTATACCAAGAACACTTGCTTTCCTTGTTTCTTCATGGTTGTTATTAAGAAGGATAATCAAATAAGAACATCAGGAAGAAACCTGATTTTTCACCAACTTCATCAACCTGTCTTTCTACTTAAGCTGCGTGAGCAATCTAGTAAACCATGGCATTTCTTCTGTCATTCTGCGTAGGATGCACATTCTGCTGCTGAGAAAACTTACAACATGTCAAAGGTGGATGGAGGAATGAATAAAGTAGTGGCAGCAGCTAATAAAGCAGCCAATGCAGCCAGAGTTGCAGCTGTAAAAGCTGTGCAAAATAGGATGACCATAACAATAATGATAAATGATAATAGCCATTTTCTCAATCTTGTGATGATAGAAAGCTTCAATCAGTGTCAATGTGTCATCCTCCATCATAGGTTTGCATACAGAACATTAGTAGATATGAAAAAGCAAAGGAAGCAGAGAATTCAAGGAGGGAGAATCATAAACATGTGCAAATAATGAGATGTTCTCTCAAAATTGATAACTAGCACATTTTCTTCCGCTCCCCGATAGAGAGATGTTTCGATTTCTTCTATTGTGGTACAGGTGTGAGGTGTGCCTGCTTGGAACCACTTTGGGTAATTGAACTCAATTCCAGATTGTGGAGCAAGAAGGGTCCTCACTTTTTGGTGTCTAGTTTGTGttaagaagaggaagaaaaaaatagagtataGAGCTTCAGTGTGCAAGGCTATTTGGGTGCATTTCCATGAACATGTTAGTGTATCTGTCCATTTGGGTGCATTTAAAAAGTTGCCCACCGACTAACGATGTATGTGTTTGGTGAAGAGTTAAAGCTTTAGAAAGCTCAATTTCGTGATCATGCACCAAACAATCATGTATAATTTTATGTAGTAAAATGGTAAAATAGTACAGTACGtatattaaatgaaagaattgtATCTTGTAGAATGAAGGTGATGATGTCACAGCAATTTCTACAGGAACAGACTAAAtatctttgtttttataaatatgttatgaAGATAGTTAGTTACACTTCAAAGATAAAAATGGTCtctactttatatatatatatatatatatatactcacaCATGTCTGAGTTAACAATCAATCTAAAGTGAATATATTGTGCTAAGATGGGAATGATGTAAATCAATGGGATATGAAACTAGAAGAACAGGATAATCTTTTAACCAGTAAGTATACACTAATTTTGAAGGTTTTAAAGTTTATGATATCaaaattgaatacaaaatttggaagttttaaaataattttgactattttttaaTGACTGTAAATATCTTTTatacatagttttttttattattggatgGTGAACTGGAGGTGAGTCTAGTTAAGCAGTGAGTAATTTCTATTTAGCATTGTTCAAATATAATTGCATGTGTACTTGGTTATCTTTTTAGATGTAGTCTACAATGGACCATTATGGAATAAGAGAAAGCAATATTCACATTACAAGTTGTTGAAGGTCAACTATTATGAGAAGTAGGGTTCTAGATATTATAGCAAGattgatataatatatgatGTCAAGTAAATGCCTGGTCGTATATGGAAATTATGCAATTTTTGTCTGACATTTATTATATCTGCATCTGTACTTCCAGCTGTTGTATGCCTCAGACATTAGGACtgtttatcttattattattcttcataATAATATAGACAAATCAATATATATGCACGATAATATTCTTtggataaatattaataaatcacatttattaatttacaatttttttatattgattttgaaatatatatgatCATGATACCATTTGTAATGTGTCACCATTTAGTCAGCAGTTGACTAACTTTTCCATACTCTTAGTTCTCGAGAAAATCGGATGATTCTTATTGGAAAGTCAGCCGATcgtaaattatttaatgattggttaggtttgcaaattaaattaaatatgtttattattaaagtatctTTATTAACTATTGaatcattaaaaacttatttaaggtggagtaaaaataacttatacGTAGTGTATTATAGTTAACtcaattatattatactaaaaaaattgatctatttttattaaaaactcaGTATATTATTatggtttaatttttaaaaattaaatttatcggTTTAGTTAACTCTGAGAATTGTAttatgtttttccattttttttatcttcaatttttcaattattcttCCATGGGTTTTGATTCTCCTCAAGGAACAccaactaataaaaatattaattttattatttttaataaatttcttaatctcttttcttcaataaacattttttacttAGAGAATCTACTGCAATTTTTTCATGGCTTTTTTTCCTCAATAATTGAACCATTTTTGAATTTGTAGCtagaaattaatctttttcaaatgcaaatttatttgagcaataaatatcattttttaataattttcatacacaattaaaatgaaattctaTTCACccaacttaaaaaattaaatgaagttGCTTTACAGTTACTACGATCAATCTTATACCATCGCTCATAAATCTTGACTTTCGCCttacaaataatattacaattaataatgtaatgttaaataaatacatatattaagaccagtaatattatattttttattcaaaagttcaa comes from the Vigna radiata var. radiata cultivar VC1973A chromosome 2, Vradiata_ver6, whole genome shotgun sequence genome and includes:
- the LOC106753065 gene encoding phosphatidylinositol 4-phosphate 5-kinase 1-like, producing MEGGSTVSTMVMCMVVSGLMGSDGSRYVGEFKWGEKHGQGQYHFRNGDIYAGEYFADKMHGFGVYQFQNGHQYEGAWHEGRRQGLGMYTFTNGETQCGHWQNGILDDPKRHNSPNGSPCDVDHAKVSNVVQDAHSAAEKTYNMSKVDGGMNKVVAAANKAANAARVAAVKAVQNRMTITIMINDNSHFLNLVMIESFNQCQCVILHHRFAYRTLVDMKKQRKQRIQGGRIINMCK